One Aminivibrio pyruvatiphilus DNA segment encodes these proteins:
- a CDS encoding 2-oxoacid:acceptor oxidoreductase subunit alpha has protein sequence MPDVAFWQGNEAIAYGSLAAGCRFFGGYPITPSSEIAEIMAEELPKLNGRFIQMEDEIAGIAATIGGSIAGMKSLTATSGPGFSLKQENLGLAYMAEIPIVVVDVMRGGPSTGLPTKTAQQDVMQARWGTHGDHGTICYAPASVQECYEIAIKAFNAAERYRQPVLIMSDEIIGHMREKVLVPKIDPSKLVDRKRPTDIPEKFVPYRPDPKDDLPCMASFGDGYTWHITGLTHNDWGFPTNSADEIEKKMKRLMRKIDRFRDDIVEYETVYADDAEVIVLAYGSVARSSLRAVHEARNRGIKAGFFRPITLWPFPDKELEKLARKVKTIIVPELNCGQMVLEVERAVHGKAKVVAHNLVNGELFKPEEILAVIEEVA, from the coding sequence ATGCCTGATGTCGCCTTCTGGCAGGGAAACGAGGCAATCGCTTACGGTTCTCTCGCCGCCGGTTGCCGTTTTTTCGGAGGATATCCCATCACTCCTTCGTCGGAAATTGCCGAAATCATGGCTGAAGAGCTCCCGAAGCTGAACGGAAGATTTATCCAGATGGAGGACGAGATTGCCGGAATAGCCGCCACGATAGGGGGCTCCATCGCCGGGATGAAATCCCTGACTGCAACCTCCGGACCCGGATTCTCCCTCAAGCAGGAAAACCTCGGCCTCGCATACATGGCTGAGATCCCCATAGTTGTGGTGGATGTCATGCGCGGCGGTCCCTCCACAGGACTTCCCACGAAAACCGCTCAGCAGGATGTCATGCAGGCCCGCTGGGGAACCCACGGAGACCACGGTACCATCTGCTATGCTCCCGCTTCCGTCCAGGAATGCTATGAAATAGCCATTAAGGCGTTCAACGCAGCAGAAAGATACCGTCAGCCGGTTCTGATCATGAGCGATGAAATCATCGGCCACATGCGCGAAAAAGTCCTCGTGCCGAAAATTGACCCTTCCAAGCTCGTAGACCGGAAGCGCCCCACAGACATTCCTGAAAAGTTCGTTCCATACCGCCCGGATCCGAAAGACGACCTTCCCTGCATGGCATCCTTCGGTGACGGCTACACGTGGCATATTACCGGCCTGACCCACAACGACTGGGGATTTCCCACGAACAGCGCCGATGAAATCGAGAAAAAAATGAAACGCCTCATGAGAAAAATCGACCGCTTCCGCGACGACATCGTCGAATACGAAACAGTATACGCCGACGATGCCGAAGTGATTGTTCTTGCCTACGGAAGCGTGGCCCGGTCAAGCCTGAGGGCAGTTCACGAGGCGAGGAACCGGGGCATCAAGGCCGGGTTTTTCAGACCCATCACCCTCTGGCCTTTCCCCGACAAGGAACTTGAAAAGCTCGCACGGAAGGTGAAAACCATTATCGTCCCCGAGCTGAACTGCGGCCAGATGGTCCTCGAAGTCGAGCGGGCCGTCCACGGGAAGGCCAAGGTTGTGGCTCACAACCTTGTCAACGGCGAACTTTTCAAGCCTGAAGAAATTCTCGCTGTCATTGAGGAGGTGGC
- a CDS encoding 4Fe-4S dicluster domain-containing protein, giving the protein MPKKFEVQVNNSWCKGCSLCIHICPKKVLELDEVRGKSVPARQDDCIGCRQCENICPDMAITVKEKEEEKDA; this is encoded by the coding sequence TTGCCCAAAAAGTTCGAAGTCCAGGTGAACAATTCGTGGTGTAAGGGCTGTTCCTTGTGTATCCACATTTGCCCGAAAAAAGTGCTCGAGCTCGACGAAGTACGCGGAAAGTCTGTCCCGGCCCGTCAGGATGACTGCATAGGCTGCAGACAGTGCGAGAACATCTGCCCTGATATGGCAATTACCGTGAAAGAGAAGGAGGAAGAGAAGGATGCCTGA
- the tsaB gene encoding tRNA (adenosine(37)-N6)-threonylcarbamoyltransferase complex dimerization subunit type 1 TsaB: protein MKHRILSINCSNARWTALGLSEGGTVCGEMNLDLGKRQSSFLPSLVDFFLRCFSFKVQDLDFIAVVNGPGSFTGIKVGVAFSQFLAWAAGEKPVIPLSSLESLVFGRPGSSQSHICPLLWAGGGRVYSALYAPAAAGEHPKEAMPPRAYSRDELQAALFPSEDRKREVLFLSDAPEKCAGFFSGSIPGPFEPAAPRGSADVLLAGLYKERAIPPQAVTAQYFREPDIG from the coding sequence ATGAAACACCGAATTTTGTCGATCAACTGCTCCAACGCACGATGGACCGCTCTCGGACTTTCCGAGGGAGGAACCGTCTGCGGAGAAATGAATCTCGATCTAGGAAAAAGGCAATCCTCGTTCCTGCCGTCTCTTGTCGATTTTTTTCTCAGGTGTTTTTCCTTCAAGGTTCAGGATCTCGATTTTATCGCTGTAGTCAATGGTCCCGGCTCCTTCACCGGAATAAAGGTGGGGGTAGCTTTTTCCCAGTTCCTCGCCTGGGCAGCCGGCGAAAAGCCTGTAATTCCACTGTCTTCACTTGAATCGCTCGTCTTCGGAAGGCCCGGCAGTTCACAAAGCCACATCTGTCCTCTTCTCTGGGCCGGCGGAGGGAGGGTGTATTCAGCTCTCTACGCCCCTGCGGCGGCGGGGGAGCACCCGAAAGAGGCAATGCCTCCGAGAGCATACAGCCGTGACGAACTTCAGGCAGCTCTTTTCCCTTCAGAAGACCGAAAAAGAGAGGTTCTCTTTCTTTCGGATGCCCCCGAAAAATGCGCCGGTTTTTTTTCCGGCAGCATTCCCGGTCCTTTCGAACCTGCAGCCCCACGGGGTTCTGCAGATGTCCTTCTTGCGGGACTGTACAAAGAGAGGGCTATTCCGCCCCAGGCTGTCACGGCACAATATTTCCGTGAACCCGATATAGGCTGA
- the tsaE gene encoding tRNA (adenosine(37)-N6)-threonylcarbamoyltransferase complex ATPase subunit type 1 TsaE: protein MFFKPSRTAVTESEEETAQLGALLAGHISGGITILLSGDLGAGKTTLVRGFCEALGFRKVRSPSFTLVNHYSAGNRKIVHSDLYRLESRDVDDLDLQEDDSGETVLFVEWAEKVPYFSGRPLWKVQISSPDFLRFPERRQFDFFALNPEGEELLSLIWQIIGEVIPE from the coding sequence ATGTTTTTTAAGCCGTCACGAACGGCGGTGACTGAATCCGAAGAGGAAACGGCACAGCTCGGTGCGTTGCTTGCGGGGCATATTTCCGGCGGGATTACTATTCTCCTTTCCGGAGATCTGGGAGCAGGAAAAACGACCCTGGTCCGGGGGTTCTGCGAGGCCCTCGGCTTCAGAAAAGTGCGAAGCCCTTCCTTCACTCTCGTCAACCATTACTCTGCCGGGAACAGGAAGATCGTTCATTCAGACCTCTACAGGCTGGAGTCCCGGGATGTCGATGATCTCGACCTCCAGGAAGACGACTCCGGCGAGACGGTTCTTTTCGTAGAATGGGCAGAAAAGGTCCCGTATTTTTCTGGGCGGCCCCTTTGGAAAGTACAAATTTCTTCCCCTGATTTTCTCAGGTTTCCGGAACGCCGCCAATTCGACTTTTTTGCTCTCAACCCCGAAGGGGAGGAACTTCTTTCCCTAATCTGGCAGATCATAGGGGAGGTCATTCCCGAATGA
- a CDS encoding NAD(P)H-hydrate dehydratase, with protein MENLAVSESLLMENAGAAAAGVIMNRFPLGEILVLAGPGKNGGDGYVAARHLAAQGRKVRIFSAVPIDSLKGITEENCRLAVQCGIHVSCSSVSSDEEIVWNIRKADILVDSLLGIGSSGPLRGEIARLCSLSKEAGRIVALDIPTGIDPDSGEADGNCAGAAMTITMIAPKTGIAAGDGRKLAGEVIVAGIGFPLPRNAVPRIRSFSPEYGRLLPPHFPEDIHKGMRGGAMVIGGSALYRGAPLLSVRSFLRAGGGLGILFSDETSCAPCSSFLPEAILESGLFSKSDGEIAETLSAWSERIETVILGPGLGRSDRAGELCRLVLSAWQGNIILDGDGLFWLSESGDRFDRERVLLTPHEGEAARLLRVRPEDVRKDRISSARRVAEEWGPVLLKGAGTLCDDGQQTYLVTAGNRSLAVPGSGDVLAGVIAAFLSAGTPLLESAALGACVHGMAAESLAASKGFDGVLAGEIADEIPGILMRMRN; from the coding sequence ATGGAAAACCTTGCGGTTTCCGAATCTCTCCTCATGGAAAACGCGGGGGCGGCGGCTGCCGGCGTCATTATGAACCGGTTTCCGTTGGGCGAGATTCTCGTTCTCGCAGGCCCCGGGAAAAACGGAGGCGATGGGTACGTCGCGGCAAGGCATCTCGCTGCACAAGGGAGGAAGGTCCGGATTTTCTCAGCGGTTCCTATCGACAGCCTGAAGGGAATCACGGAAGAGAACTGCCGCCTTGCCGTTCAGTGCGGGATTCACGTCTCCTGTTCATCTGTCTCTTCAGACGAGGAGATTGTCTGGAACATCCGAAAGGCAGATATCCTGGTGGATTCACTTCTGGGTATCGGCTCGTCAGGCCCCCTGAGGGGAGAAATTGCCCGGCTTTGCTCCCTTTCAAAAGAGGCGGGAAGAATCGTTGCCCTGGATATCCCGACCGGAATTGATCCGGACTCGGGAGAAGCTGACGGGAATTGTGCAGGAGCCGCCATGACCATCACGATGATCGCTCCCAAAACAGGGATCGCCGCAGGCGACGGGAGAAAGCTTGCAGGGGAAGTCATTGTGGCGGGCATCGGTTTCCCGCTGCCCCGGAACGCCGTTCCCCGCATCCGTTCTTTCTCTCCGGAATACGGGAGGCTGCTCCCTCCCCATTTTCCTGAAGACATCCACAAGGGCATGAGAGGCGGAGCCATGGTGATAGGAGGAAGCGCACTCTACCGGGGAGCGCCTCTTCTTTCCGTCCGGTCTTTTCTGAGAGCGGGGGGCGGGCTTGGTATTCTCTTTTCCGATGAAACATCCTGTGCACCATGTTCCTCCTTCCTTCCCGAAGCGATCCTTGAAAGCGGCCTTTTCTCGAAGAGCGACGGAGAAATTGCCGAAACACTTTCCGCATGGTCGGAGAGGATTGAAACAGTCATTCTGGGACCTGGACTAGGCCGTTCCGATAGGGCTGGAGAACTCTGCCGCCTTGTGCTTTCCGCCTGGCAAGGCAACATCATCCTTGACGGCGACGGATTGTTCTGGCTATCGGAATCGGGAGACAGGTTCGACAGGGAAAGAGTCCTCCTCACACCTCATGAAGGAGAGGCGGCCCGGCTTCTTCGGGTCCGGCCGGAGGATGTCAGGAAAGACCGGATCTCGTCGGCACGACGTGTAGCGGAGGAGTGGGGGCCGGTTCTTCTTAAGGGAGCAGGAACACTCTGCGACGACGGACAGCAAACCTATCTCGTCACGGCAGGGAACAGGAGCCTTGCCGTTCCCGGCTCCGGTGATGTCCTCGCAGGGGTAATCGCCGCCTTTCTGTCCGCCGGGACCCCTCTCCTTGAAAGCGCCGCCCTGGGTGCATGCGTTCATGGAATGGCGGCAGAGTCCCTGGCCGCATCGAAGGGTTTTGACGGAGTCCTTGCAGGGGAAATCGCGGATGAAATCCCCGGAATACTCATGAGAATGAGGAATTGA
- a CDS encoding holo-ACP synthase → MIVGLGVDLCNVERMRKSIRSDHFLKRVFHPDEVAYAFSKADPARHLAGSFAAREAFSKASSVSMYSIAFCGVWVERTESGPVLRVGESVEDLIPGGKKGYPFLSISHDGEYAVAVVAIEASHELLHIR, encoded by the coding sequence GTGATTGTGGGACTGGGAGTCGATCTCTGCAACGTGGAAAGAATGCGTAAATCCATCCGGTCCGACCATTTCCTGAAGAGGGTCTTCCATCCTGACGAAGTCGCCTACGCCTTTTCAAAGGCTGACCCCGCACGGCATCTTGCCGGAAGCTTTGCCGCAAGGGAAGCCTTTTCAAAGGCTTCTTCGGTTTCCATGTATTCCATTGCCTTCTGCGGAGTCTGGGTGGAACGGACGGAAAGCGGACCGGTTCTCCGTGTGGGGGAATCCGTGGAAGACCTTATTCCGGGCGGAAAAAAAGGATACCCCTTTCTCTCCATTTCTCACGACGGAGAGTATGCCGTTGCCGTAGTCGCCATCGAGGCAAGCCATGAATTACTTCACATCCGCTGA